The sequence ATTGTATCACGTTATTTGTTGTATCAAATTTTATAAATAAATCTAGGACTGTAAAAAAGTATATATATAATTGTAAAGTACTATAGCTAATCCTTAAAACGTTCCCATTTAATAAGCATAAACTTATCGCCCAGTTCAGTAATAATCATTCCTGCACCAGACAATTGTTCTTTATTTTTTAGGTATTCCACCAATTCGGCGTGCTTGAATACCTTATAGCTAGGATGATAACTTGGATGTGGTGGTTTTTTAATTTTATACTCTTTCACCCAATTACTAATAGAGACATGAGAAACGCCAATAATGCGTTCTATTTCTCTATAGCTCAAGCCTTCTAAATAGAGCTGTAAAGCTTTTGTAACATAATAATCGTCTATCTTTTTACCTATTTTATTTACCGTAAAATAATAGGTACACGATTTGCACAAATACCGTTGTCTTTCTTTAATAATTCCGCTTTTCACAATAGTATTTCCACCACACTTTGGGCAAGTAATAACGTCCATATATATATATTTTGCATAAATATATTAAATTAGCAACTATATATAAATGAATTTGACATTTTTTTAATTAAAAAAATACACATATTATAAATTTATCGTATTATTATTGATTAATTTTTAATTAAAAAGACTTTAGTCAAAAATACACAATCCAATTATTAAACTACAGATTACAATCATTTCCACCTATTTTAAGATAACATAGAAACTAAACTTCTCGATACGCTTCGCATTCAAAGAGACGTGCATCGAGAACCTTTTTTGATGACGATTTTCTTGTTCTCAATACGATTTCCTATCGAAAATCACTAGAACTGACGAAAAACCTCATCAAAACTATTGCCATTAAAACTGTTCTCTCTTCTTTTCTTTCCTCTTTAACCAACCACTAAAAACATGAAGAAGCTGTATTGCCACAAGGGTATACAACTTCTTCAATAACCAAACAAAAAATCAAATCGATTCAAAAAAATCAAAAAAGTACCGATTTGTTTTTACTATTATTTTACAACTTGTTTGTATTTTTATTAATTGTTTGCATAATTTAACAACCTATTTGTACCAACAAAACTAAACTTATAAACAACAACAAATTGATAGTATATTATTCATTTTCTGTACTATTTTACCCTTTTTTACTATAAATACTATGGTTATAAAAAAAGCTATGAATGAATACCTAAACAAAAAATGCCATTCATCTGTATTTATTTTCTTAAATAAACACACTATATTATTTACAACTTGTTTGCAATTAAACATTATACACGAGTTGCCAATTGCTCCTCATTATACACAGTAACAAATAATACATGAATTGCCATACCTTCTTTACTAGAAAACAAAAGAAAACTAGAAAATAATACTAAACTTCTTCTGTTTTTTACTATTTTTATCCTTTATTCACATATAAAACAAGTACTTACACTATCAATAAACATTATTAATAAACAATAAACATTACAAAAACATGAAAAAAAGAGTACTATTCGCACTGTTTGTTTTATTTACTTCCTTGTCTATAAAAGCACAATGTGGAGCTGCTGCAAACATAACGGTCACTAATATCGTTAACAATTCAATGACAGTTAGTTGGACAGATCCGGCTAGCAATGCCGTTAGTTGGTCTATTGGTGTTTTTTATGATGGTGTTTTAGCAACTACTATCAGCGTTCAATCGAGTCCTTATGTAATTACAGGTTTACCTTGTAACAAAAACATTACAAACATTACTGTAAACAAAGACTGTGGTCCAGGCAATGGAGGCTCTTCTGCTTCTACTACTGTTGGCTATGTGACCAATTGTAATTTTGGTAGTCCAGAGAACATAGCAATATGTAGCGATACGCCAACGGTTTGTTTCGATTTAACGTCAAATAATGCTACTATTCTAGGAAACTATGCTCCGTCTAATTATACTATTAATTACTTTTCAACACAAACAGACGCTTTAGATAATATCAATCCTGTTGCTAGTCCTTATTGTGTCGATCAAAACACGGTTTTATTTTCTAGAATTACAGACAATTCAGATCCAACAATTTATCAAATCAATTCATTTACTCTTTTACCATCAACCTACATAAATATGAATGCTTTAAGCCATCTTGTACAATGTGATGATGATAATGATGGTAGCATTACGTATGATTTAACAACTTCTCAAGCGCTTATTGCTACAACAAATACGCTAACTTATTATCTTAGTTTTCAAGATGCTACAAACGAAGTGAATAGTATTTCTAATCCAGCTACTTTTGCACAAACAAATAGTGGTGCTTCTTTAGTTTATATTAGAGAATCTATTGTTAATGATTGCGATAAGATATACAGGCGCAATCTTATTTTTATAGCCAATTGTAATTCTGCATCCGTTTGTGACAATGCCAATTCTTTGTGCGGTTCATTAGACACTCCTTTTAATAACACAACAGGAGTACAATCAATAGGAAATCATGGTTGTTTAACCACGACACCTAATCCTACTTGGTTTTATTTCCCTGTAAGTCAATCGGGTACACTTAATTTCGAAATAAAACAAGGAGATAATGCTCCAGACTACAACAATCAAGATGTCGATTATATTGTATACGGACCTTTTACCAATCAATCAGAGGGTTGCACACTGTATAACGATACAAATATAGTAGCTTGTAGTTATTCTACTGCTTCTACCGAATATCCAATTATTCCAAATGCGCTAGCTGGTGAATATTATCTATTAATGGTTACTAATTTCTCTAACGATGTTGGATTTATTTCTATCGATTTATTACCAACTTCTACAGGAATTATAGATTGTACAGGACTTTCTTTTGTTTCCTTTTTAGACACCAATTCGAATGGTGTTCAAGACATAGGAGAAGTTAACTTTCCTTTAGGGAATTTTGATTATGAAAAAAACAACGATGGTACAATTCATACTATATTTGCTCCAAATGGCACGTTTAACATTTATGATAATGATATAGCAAATGCCTATGATGTTAATTTTACTATTCTGTCAAATTATGCGAGTTATTATAATGTAACAATAGCACCCTATACAGGACTGAACCCAACTTCGGGAATGATGACTTATTACTTCCCTGTTACACCCCTTCAAAACTATGAAGATGTTAGCGTTGTTGTTATTCCAACCAACCAACCAAGACCTGGTTTTAATTATACCAATAAAGTTGTCTACACGAATTTAGGAAACCAGACGGTTAGTGCAGGAACAATAACATTTAATACTCCAAGTGCTGTAACCATAAACAACACCAATCCTGCTACTGTACCAAATGCAAATGGATTTACATATGATTATACCAATTTATTACCTTTCGAGATTCGATCTATCGATGTAGCAATGGATGTGCCAACGGTACCAACCGTAAATGGAGGCGATTATCTAACGAGTACTGCCGCTATTTTACCAATTGTTAATGATGTTGCACCAAGCAATAACGACCATACCCTAACAGAACTTGTTGTTAATGCCTATGACCCGAACGACAAAACAGAATCGCATGGGCCAGAAATTTTACAGTCTAGTTTTACAGCAGAAGATTATTTAATATATACCATTCGTTTTGAAAACACAGGTAATGCAGCAGCTATTAATGTGAGCATTGAAGATGTATTAAATAGCCAACTCGACACCAATACTTTAGAAATGGTGAGTGCAAGTCATGCTTATGAAATGGATCGAATAGAAAAAACGATTACATGGAAATTTAACGGTATCATGTTGCCAGTTTCTCAAGCCAACAGCACTGTTGGTAAAGGATATGTAACTTTCAAAATTAAACCTTTAGCGGGTTATGCAGTGGGCGATATAATCCCTAACACAGCAGCTATCTATTTTGATTTTAACCCTGCAATTGTTACCAACACTTTCACAACTGAATTTGTATCTACCCTATCAAACGGCAGTTTTAATACCGAAAACATACACATTTATCCAAACCCTACTCAGGGAATACTAACAGTTAATTCTGGAAACAATGCCATACAATCCATCGTTTTATACGATATGCTTGGCAATCGATTATTCACAGAACTACCTTTACAAACTGAAACAAGTTTAGACATTAGCAACCTACAAACAGGGATCTATATTCTTGAACTTAGGTCGAATGATAACGAAAGACTAATTCAGAAGATTATTAAAAAATAATTAACCAAAATCAGAAACCCTATAAGGATTATTAGTTGCGACTAATAATCCTTATTTTTTTTATACTACAAGCCTTTATCAAAAGTTTAATACAAATCATGATATATATCATAGCTTTATTCGTCTATTTCTTTGTAAATTTACTTGTGGAATAAAACAAACTTATTTTATAAAATTAAATAACCCAATGGAATTTATTGATTACTACAAAATTCTTGAGATTGATAAAAGTGCAACAGCAGATGCTATCAAAAAAGCCTATCGAAAACTAGCGCGTAAATGGCATCCCGATGTGAACCCTAATGATGCTGCAGCAAAAGTAAAGTTTCAACAACTCAACGAAGCCAATGAGGTTTTAAGCCATCCTGAAAAAAGAAAAAAATACGATAAATACGGTAAAGATTGGGAACGCGGAGAAGAATATGAACAACAACGTCAGTATTCGAATAGCGGAAACCAACAAAATGCAGGTAATTTTAATGAGGGCGATTTCTCCGATTTCTTCTCTTCGATGTTCGGACAACAAAGAGGTGGAGGCAATAGGCGTAGTAATGCCAAATTTAGAGGACAGGATTTTAACGCTCAATTGCAAATAGACATTAAAGAAGCCGCTAAAACGCATAAAAAAGAACTTACTATTAATGGGAAGAGCCTACGCATTACCATTCCTGCTGGTATTGAAGACGAACAAACCATAAAAATTAACGGCTATGGTGGTGAAGGAGCCAACAAAGGCCCTAATGGCGATTTGTATATTACTTTTTCAATCGTAAACACAACCCCATTTAAACGCGTTGGTAATGATTTGTATGTGAATCATGATTTAGATTTATACACCGCTGTGCTAGGAGGAGAAATAATGCTAACCGCTTTCGATGCTTCCAAACTAAAACTTAAAGTTGCAGCAGGAACGCAAAACGGAACAAAAATACGTTTGAAAGGAAAAGGCTTTCCTGTGTATAAAAAAGAAGACACATTTGGCGATTTATATGTTACCTATACAGTGACTATACCGACTCAACTTTCCGAAAAAGAAAAAGAACTATTTCAGCAGTTAGCCCAAAAATAAACAACTATGGACACACAAGAATTAATAATAATCGAAGTATTCTGCAAAGAATACCAAATAGAAAAGCACCTTGTTGACGATTTAGAAGCATTTGGATTACTACAAACCATACAACACAATCAAGCTACCTACATACACAAAAACCAATTAGTCAACATTGAAAAAATAATACGACTGCACAACGATTTAAACATAAACAAAGAAGGTATAGCAGTCATACTAGACCTACTAGAAAAAGTAAATCAATTGCAAACAGAAGTCAAGCACCTAAACGACCGATTGGGATTGTATGAGTAATACCATGCCTCCTTTGAATGCACTGTTCAGCAACCAGTATAAGAATAAATTATAGCTACAACCCAACCAAAAAAAGAACACCCAATAAGGATTATTAGTTGCCACTAGTAATCCTTATTTTTTTATACTCTTCGTAGCACCACAAATAACATCATTTATCATTTTACCATTAAAAACAAAAGAGCCATCGGCTCGATATATGTGTAAGGCAGGGTTTTAACCCTGTCATTACAACCTACCACAAGAAAAAGAGCCGTAGGTTCGATATATTATAAACACAAACAAAATCCACAAACTTGTCTTCCTGAAAGGATCCCATTTGTTGCGCTACAAACAACATCATTTATTTTTTACCATTAAAAACAACGGATTAAAATCACGTTGCTACAATATGAATCATTTATATATCAACGGATTGAAATCCATTGCTACAAAATGAGTCGTTCCTATGGAACTAGCACGTTTATAAAATCTGCGTAAATCAGCAAAATCTGCGTGCTATTTAACCACAAACCATTCTCAACCATCAAAAAGAGCCATCGGCTCGATATATCTGTAAGGCAGGGTTTCAACCCTGTCATTACAACCTAACACGAAGAAAAAGAGCCGTAGGTTCGGTATATTATAAACACAAACAACATCATTAATAATTAACCATCAACCATTAACAATTACCCCAGTCTAATGAGACCTTTACAAGGTGACAATATTGTGGTTAGAAAATCTGCGTAAATCAGCAAAATCTGCGTGCTATTTAACCACAAACCGTTCTCAATCATCAAAAAGAGCCATCGGCTCGATATATGTGTAAGGCAGGGTTTCAACCCTGTCATTACAACCTAACACGAAGAAAAAGAGCCGTAGGTTCGATATATTATAAACACAAACAAAATCCACAAACTTGTCATCCTGAAAGGATCCCATTTGTTGCGCTACAAACAACATCATTTATTATTTACCATTAAAAAACAACGGATTAAAATCACGTTGCTACAATATGAATCGTTCCTATGGAACTAGCACGTTTATAAAATCTGCGTAAATCAGCAAAATCTGCGTGCATTTAACCACAATTAATAATTAACCATCAATAATTAAAAATCACCCCAAACTAATGAGACCTTTACAAGGTGACAATATTGTGGTTAGAAAATCTGTGAAAATCTGCAAAATCTGCGTGCTATTTAACCACAAAACATTCTCAATCATCAAAAAGAGCCATCGGCTCGATATATGTGTAAGGCAGGGTTTCAACCCTGCCATTACAACCTAACACAAGAAAAAAGAGCCGTAGGTTCGATATTTTATAAACACAAACAACATCATTAATAATTAATAATTAACAATCAATCATTAACAATCAAACCATTAATAATCAATAAAAAAAGACACAAAGCCAAAGCCTTGTGCCTTTCCGTTCCCATGATTAACAATCAAACCTAAAAAACGAAACATTAACCCACAACTACATTACCCAAATAAGTACTCGTAGCATATCGTTTCTCATCTGCCGAAGCAAAAGTAGCCCATACCTCTACTGTCGATCCCGATAAAGTAACCGGTAATAAAAGTCCACCCGTTGTAGCACTTCTTTCAGCCACAGCCAACGAATAAATCCAGTTCTTAGTAGCAGCATCATATACCCCAACAACCAACCTGTCTGTAGCTAACGCCTCTCCTTGACCTGTATTATTATTCCAAGTAAAATCGATCGTATTTGCCGTGTTAGAAACAATAGCACCCCCTTCAATACCAACCAAATAGCCTTTCGCAATTTGCACCTTGTTGTAGGCAAAAGTAAAGTCAGGGTCTGTAAACACTATTGCTTCCTTCATGTGATAGGACATTGCCCGATTTACTCGCGATTTCTCACCCTGATTGGCTCCATAATACCGACTTAAAATAGGATAAATTGGCCCTAGAAAAGCAATTACAGACGAAAACTTTAACCGATGCTGCGCTTGTAATGGTGTTGCAGCTTTGTTACTCCTTCTTGGTAAACTACGCATTACTTCTTTACCTCTCCAGTTAGCACCAACTACTGGCCCAACTTTTCCCGAAAATGCACCCATGATGCCCTTGTTATACGTTCCCATACTTCAAATAATTAAATATTAAACATTCTTTTTTTAGTGCTCAATAACTTGCGATTGTTAATTAGCATAATGACAACTTTTAACTAACAAATCTCTCACTACTAACCACTTACTACTCACTACCAACAACTTTGCCAAAAGCATTAAAAATGACTCAGCTGAACGGTTGTGACTGGTTCTGACTTGGTTTGACTGGTTTTGACGTATACTGATGTATAAGACCCCCTTTAAAGCTGTTAAATAAGGGTTTTGTTCGGAGATTGTTCGGAAGCGCTGCGGGCGAGTAGCACTAAACAGGCACTTTTTCGCTACAACGCCCGAACGAAACTGCTACTTGACTGCTACTAAACCTAAAAAAATTACGAATTAGGAATTAGAGATTGAGAATTACGGATTAGTAAAAATTATGAATTAGAAATTATGAATTAGGGATTAGTAAAAATTATGAATTATGAATTAGGGATTACGGATTACGGATTACGGATTGGGGATTGGGGATTCAGAATTATGAATTATGGGTTAGGGATTGGGGGGTTAGGGGTTAGTGAAAATTTGGAAAAAACAATAGCACCTAATTATTTTTTTGGTACAAAATTTGATAATTTGTTTCTAACTAAAGAGCTATAATAACCCGATGTATTGTAATTGTTTTTTTAACGAACTTATTTCTTGTTTTCGACGTACTGTTCTTCGAGTACTCAGATAGCTATCGGTAGGTGTCGAGAAGTTGTGTTTCATTATATAAAAACAGTCAAACAAAGAAAATTAAATGGTGTGCCATGAGAAAAAAAATACTTTTATTTATCCTATTGCTATCCGTAAAAATCGATGCGCAGGAAATAAAAAATTATCCAAGACAATTTGTTTTTAGCAGTTGCGATTCTGTTTCTGTAGCCATAAAAGAGCTAAATAAATGCACCAATGATAAATTTATAAAATACTTCAGAAAAAAATACGACTGGTTCAAAATTATTGGAATTGCCCCTTATACCATAAGATTTTATCTTTTTTATGAAATTGACACAAAAGGGAATATTCGTTTTACAACAGTAAAAAACAGACAGCATCCCTATGACTCCATAACGAATAGATTGGCTTTACAATTAAGCAAAGGAGTTGCAACCGATTTAAATGAGTCCCAAAGTATAAAACCTGCATTAAACGAAGAAGGAAAACCTGTTCGCTATAGAAATTCTATATACTGTAGTTTCTTGGGAGGTAATTATCTAGAAGATGAATTAAAAAATAAAATTCCCGAATTAGAAAAAAAATTCACCTACAAAGCCATTTATGCACACCCGCATGAAAAGGATTATTTACTATATTATCAAGCAACACAATCCAAAGAAATTGCAGTTTATAAATTAAATGCTACAACTAAAAAAGAAGTTTTTATAGCAAAATATAAAGACATACAAGAAGCCAATCAAAAATATTATTACCTCAGAAATCTAAAGATAAGATCTGACTATCCATTAAGCTTTCTTTTTAAAAATGATGAATTAATAGAAATACGAAAAACAGACAACACCTATAAAACCTATTATTGTAATGAAAAAGAGAAAATAAAATCAGAAGAATTCGAAAATATTTTATCATTATACTATTCAATATATCAACCAGTCCTTTTAAAGAATTAGGTTGCCAAACATAAATTTATTTTTCTCCTTACAGCTATTCGAATAGTTCCTTTTCTTTTACAGTAAATTCAAATCATAACTGGTACAAGTCCACAAAATGAGCTATTTATTTAAATAAAAACGGAACACCAAACACTTTTAACTTCCCCTTTCGACTTTTAACTTTTAACTTTCGATTATAAAAAAAACACTCAATTACGTTTTCCCGCAAGGATGCTATTTTTTGCTGTACTACCTTTGGCTTGTGATACAAAACAACCGCTTAAACTTTAACAATTACTACAGAAAAAGTGTATTCTTGTTTTTAGGAATTGGTTTACATTGCAATTACAAGAAATCGCATTAAAAACAGGTAGAAATACCTGAACCCCTCTTGCCGAAATGGTTTATTTTTGGTAGGTTTGGTAAATACTAAAATCATTGTGAATGATTAATAAGAAAACATTGTCTGAAAGAGATATCTGTT is a genomic window of Flavobacterium jumunjinense containing:
- a CDS encoding IS1/IS1595 family N-terminal zinc-binding domain-containing protein, with translation MDVITCPKCGGNTIVKSGIIKERQRYLCKSCTYYFTVNKIGKKIDDYYVTKALQLYLEGLSYREIERIIGVSHVSISNWVKEYKIKKPPHPSYHPSYKVFKHAELVEYLKNKEQLSGAGMIITELGDKFMLIKWERFKD
- a CDS encoding T9SS type A sorting domain-containing protein, which produces MKKRVLFALFVLFTSLSIKAQCGAAANITVTNIVNNSMTVSWTDPASNAVSWSIGVFYDGVLATTISVQSSPYVITGLPCNKNITNITVNKDCGPGNGGSSASTTVGYVTNCNFGSPENIAICSDTPTVCFDLTSNNATILGNYAPSNYTINYFSTQTDALDNINPVASPYCVDQNTVLFSRITDNSDPTIYQINSFTLLPSTYINMNALSHLVQCDDDNDGSITYDLTTSQALIATTNTLTYYLSFQDATNEVNSISNPATFAQTNSGASLVYIRESIVNDCDKIYRRNLIFIANCNSASVCDNANSLCGSLDTPFNNTTGVQSIGNHGCLTTTPNPTWFYFPVSQSGTLNFEIKQGDNAPDYNNQDVDYIVYGPFTNQSEGCTLYNDTNIVACSYSTASTEYPIIPNALAGEYYLLMVTNFSNDVGFISIDLLPTSTGIIDCTGLSFVSFLDTNSNGVQDIGEVNFPLGNFDYEKNNDGTIHTIFAPNGTFNIYDNDIANAYDVNFTILSNYASYYNVTIAPYTGLNPTSGMMTYYFPVTPLQNYEDVSVVVIPTNQPRPGFNYTNKVVYTNLGNQTVSAGTITFNTPSAVTINNTNPATVPNANGFTYDYTNLLPFEIRSIDVAMDVPTVPTVNGGDYLTSTAAILPIVNDVAPSNNDHTLTELVVNAYDPNDKTESHGPEILQSSFTAEDYLIYTIRFENTGNAAAINVSIEDVLNSQLDTNTLEMVSASHAYEMDRIEKTITWKFNGIMLPVSQANSTVGKGYVTFKIKPLAGYAVGDIIPNTAAIYFDFNPAIVTNTFTTEFVSTLSNGSFNTENIHIYPNPTQGILTVNSGNNAIQSIVLYDMLGNRLFTELPLQTETSLDISNLQTGIYILELRSNDNERLIQKIIKK
- a CDS encoding DnaJ C-terminal domain-containing protein, translating into MEFIDYYKILEIDKSATADAIKKAYRKLARKWHPDVNPNDAAAKVKFQQLNEANEVLSHPEKRKKYDKYGKDWERGEEYEQQRQYSNSGNQQNAGNFNEGDFSDFFSSMFGQQRGGGNRRSNAKFRGQDFNAQLQIDIKEAAKTHKKELTINGKSLRITIPAGIEDEQTIKINGYGGEGANKGPNGDLYITFSIVNTTPFKRVGNDLYVNHDLDLYTAVLGGEIMLTAFDASKLKLKVAAGTQNGTKIRLKGKGFPVYKKEDTFGDLYVTYTVTIPTQLSEKEKELFQQLAQK
- a CDS encoding chaperone modulator CbpM, whose product is MDTQELIIIEVFCKEYQIEKHLVDDLEAFGLLQTIQHNQATYIHKNQLVNIEKIIRLHNDLNINKEGIAVILDLLEKVNQLQTEVKHLNDRLGLYE
- a CDS encoding DUF6266 family protein encodes the protein MGTYNKGIMGAFSGKVGPVVGANWRGKEVMRSLPRRSNKAATPLQAQHRLKFSSVIAFLGPIYPILSRYYGANQGEKSRVNRAMSYHMKEAIVFTDPDFTFAYNKVQIAKGYLVGIEGGAIVSNTANTIDFTWNNNTGQGEALATDRLVVGVYDAATKNWIYSLAVAERSATTGGLLLPVTLSGSTVEVWATFASADEKRYATSTYLGNVVVG